The following nucleotide sequence is from Paenibacillus odorifer.
ACGTCAAAAGTATGCGGGGATAGCGGTTCTGCTATTTCTGATACAGGCTGCTGTGCCAAGAGACGGTCCATCCGCTCCACGCCTTCGCCAATATCCCGAGTGCTTGAAGCCAGCAGAAGTAGCTTGTAGAGCGGAGATGAAACGCCGGGCGCCATAATTAGAAAGAACAGCAGCACAAGCGCAAAAGACATGGAATCCGGTCGGCCGCTTAGCATGAAGATGCCCACCGGCAAAATAAAGGTAAACGGTGACGCCAGCAATGTTTTGAATAAGATATAACCTGTTTGATAACGGTCCGTATACTCCAGACAATAATCGCGGTAGCTGGTCATATCACTGTAGAACTTTCTGAAAGAATGCACCGTCTGCCCGAACACCTTAACCGCCGGCATCCCCCGTACATACTGCACCGCCGAAGTATTGATCTGCTCCAACGAATCATGATACTGCTTCACACTGGCCTTGCCTCTGCTGCTCATCATAAGCGCTGACTGCACACCTAATCCTATAATTATCGGCAGCAGGCAAGCTACCGCCAACGGCGGACTAAGCCAAAACATCGCCACGATCATCAGCACCGTAGAAGCCAGCACGCTGACTAAATCGGGAAGCTGATGCGCTACGAAATTTTCCACCTTGTCGACATTCTGCTCTAGCGTTTTCTTGACCACGCCAGTTGATGTCCCATTCAGGAAACCGAGCGGCAATCTGCCCAAATGCTCGGTCATTCGCACACGCAAATTATATTGAATTCGAAAAGCCGCAATATGCGAGCACATAATACCACAATACGAAGTCACCAGCCCTCCGATTAACCCTCCAAGTGCAATCCACCCCCAGCGGATCATATACGTACCGTCGACCTGTCCAGGCGATGAAGCATGGCGCAGCAGCTCTGCCAAAATGAAATAAACAGACAAAAACGGAATCAGCATTAATACAGCGCTGACAGATGACAATATTCCGGACAAGAGCAGCAAACCTCGCTTCTCTCCGGCGATCTCCAGCAGCCTTGGCATGCCGGTTTTGGTTTTACTCACAGCTGTTCCCCCACTCTTGGTAATTACGCACAAAAAAAAGTGCACTGAGAATGATTCTCTGTGCACTAGTGTATAGGAACGTTGTTCACGATTGCTACCGTTTAAGGGATTATAATTAACCAAAACAGGAGCATCTGTGCAGGAGGATACGGACTTACAACTTAATACCGAAGAGACGCTGCCTGCCGCTGATCAGATATTCTCCTGGACGCACACCGAACTTTTTGCGGAAGGCTGCCGAGAAATGACTCACATTACCGTATCCAACCCTGGAGGCTGCTTCACTTACAGTCATACTCCCTTGTTCCAGCAGCTGCTGCGCTCTCTGCATCCGTTGTTCGATAACGTAAGCATGCACGGTATAACCAAACATTTCCTTAAAGCCCTTTTTCAGCTTAAACTCATTGAGGCATATAATGCGAGAAAGGCCTGCAAGCGTTGGCGGGTGCAAATAATCACGCTGCAAAATCTCCTTAGCGAGCCGCAGGCTCTCCATATCCTCTCTGGACAGCTTGACCGAGCACGGAATCCGCTCTGCTTCATATAAAGATTCATTGAGATAAACAGCCATTAGCTCCAGCATTTTGCCCTCCAGATAAAGTTCACGCATGCCATGGCTATAGGAACAATCCGCAATCTGCGACAGAATGAAGCGGATGGATGGTGTGATGTTATTTTTTCCAAAAAACAAACCCGCACCAGCTCCAATGCGAAGCCGTGTATCTTCGGTCAGACCACTGGTCATCCGCTCAAATTGTGCCGGGCTCATATCTATGCTGATGAATCGGTACCCCGCCCCACTCAGGTATGTGCAGTTTTCACTTCTTACCCCGCCATGAAACAGCGCAATTTCTCCCGTATCTATAATAAAATAGTCCGATTTCAGCGAAGTCCCCCACTCAATGCCATGCCCTATGCAGAAAGCCAGCTCCGTACGCGGAGTGCTAAAATTGCCCTTTGCTTCGATATCCCGATTAAACCGGAGATTAAAATCTGTCATCTGGATATACCCATGGCTAAGCAGGCTGCGGCAACTGCCTTCCCCTATTTCGACTGGGGGTTTAATCTCAAAATGAGCCCCATTAAAACGGTAATTATAATCTACCCCTTCACATGTAAGCGTCTTATGGGCATCAATCGTTTCTGCTTCTTTCAGTCCATTGCTTCGCTCCATGCTCATCCCTGCTTCCTCTTACTTTGGGTTAATTATATATGCAATGAGAATGATTATCAATTAAACATTACGATTTCCTCTTCGTTCAAACTGAGCAGTTGGGCAAATAAGCTGGAATATAAACAAAAAACCTTCCCCACCCCGAAGGGTGAAAAAGGCTTACACGCATCACTTCAAAGACATATCTAGCATTCCTAGCTATTCTCGTTTCTTGCCAACTGCACCAAGATAGATAACAAATTCTTCATCGCCGTCTAATTCTAAAATCTCATCTATCAACTTTTGATCATAGATTCCAATTGCGCAAGCACCTGCACCGATGGATTCGCTGGCTAAATAAAGGTTCTGGCAGACATGTCCAACATCGATGAGGATTTTTTTGTGAGCAGAAATATCGTACTTCCATTCGGAGCGGTAGGGTGTGGTACTCCAGGCAAACAATACAGAAGCCTTTTTGGCAAAGTTAGGGACAAAGGGCTGATCCAAAGTAATAGCATCAATCTTTTGTTCAAGTTGATCTAATTCAAACATAAATAAGAGCTTATGTTCCACAGGCAGATATCTGTAGATCCCTTGCCCAATACCCTCTACCCGCATAATCATTAAATAGGTTTCAAAGGTGTGCGTCGCCCCACTGCAGGGTACAGTCCGCAGCGTAAGTCCGTTCTTATTCATACCGCTAATCCCTTGGGTAGCCCATAATAAATAGGATAACTCCTCCAGACTCATAGTTTCCTCAGAATAGAACCGTGTACTTCTTCTTTGATCTATACAATCAAAAATATTTTCTTTACTCACAACGTCTTTGCTGACCTTGGGCAAATCAATAATTAGTGAATCTGAATCAAATGGCTTAACAATTGGCGGTTGTGCAATTCCCTTGATCTTATCTGTTTTGATATGTTTGAATTCATGAAAATTGGATTTCAGAAAATTTCTTTGTTGTTCATATCTGGTCATAACAGATCCTCCTGAACTACCTTAATATCTCTAATTTATCATGTCATAAAAATCATACGGTGATCTAACTCACTCTTCAGTTGCTTTTGGTGCGTAAACAAAAAACCTCCCTTTGCCCCGAAGAGCAAAAGAAGGCTTAAACGCGTCACTTCCGAAGACATGGCCAGCTATATTTTCAGCTCCCCAAGCTTGATCAGCTCGACAACCGCTTGTGAACGGCCTTTAACGTTTAGTTTTTGCATTACATTGGAAATGTGGTTTCGAACTGTTTTTTCGCTGATAAATAATAAGCCAGCGATATCACGAGTCGTTTTGTCCTGCACGAGAAGCTCAAAAACTTCGCGCTCACGATGAGTCAACAGAAATTTGCTGTGGTGTTCGTTCCCCTTCAATGGTGTCACCCCTCCTTGCCCTGGGTTTGTTTGGTATAACAAGGTAAAGGGATACAGTCAAAACATATTATGTATTGTTGATGTTAATGGTGCTGTAACAATTATAAAATGGGCTTAGTTCATTCAAATGCAAAATCCTGAAATTTTCATGAATAAGAACATCTTTTTTCAGGGCAAACTACGGTTTGTTGTTCCTTATTAAAGGAGGTGTATGTATGAGCCATTCAAAAAACAATCAACCCACCAAAGCAGAAGTACAAACAACGAAATTAAACAAATTACCACTCGTAGGTAAATTCGAACCTGAATTTTCTGCAGAGGAAGCTGCAGAAGTGTTCGAAAACCAACCCTCTGCCGATCATGAATCCCATAATGAACGATAAAAAGCAGATGACCTTTGATCTTATTCTTAAGCAGATCAAACCTTCAAAGAATGGGACTGTCGCATTAACAGCTTAATTAACTATAAATGAGACGGTTCGCTTCATTTAAACATCGTAAACAATATAGAGCAGCGATTCGCCATTAATGGGAATCGCTGCTTTATGTTGTGGACCGTCGGCTGCCCGCTCCAATAGTGTATTCATCAGCCCCAACTGAGGCTTTCGGACCCAGATGGCGTTATTTGCAAATTTGTCGTCTTTTGAGCGAAGTTTCGGACTCCAGTGACGCTATTCCTTAGAAACAGGCCCATATTCGGTACTTTTCAAGTCAATAGTGACTATGCGGTCCGATAGCGACTCAAATAACGAATAATGCTGCATTTAGTGTCATCTGAGTCCTTTAGTTACTGCGTATGCCCAAAGATCAACTTGTCGGTTACTGCTGACTACGCATAAACGTTCTCTGAGGCGGTTACTGCTGCGTACGCATAAAGGTTCGCTGGGGCCTTTACTGCTGCGTACGCGCAAAGGTTCGCTGGGGCTAGAGCTGAGTTCGTTGTTGCTGAATATGCGAAGAGAATAGTTGGGCCGATTACATAGTACTGTGTACGTTCGCTGGGTCGGTTACTATTCTGCTTTTTCAATTGTAATCGGATACATTACCACAAACCATACTCCCAACCCTGGGAGTTTTTTTGTCGGGCAATTATTACAATGAGATACATCACATTTTTATATTGACAGTAATTGTATACGGACTTATGATAAGTCCAGCATAATTGATAACGATTATCATTTAGATATAAAAAAGGGGTGTTTTTTTAATGAAATTTACTTATGCGGTGCCTGCAGGTCTGCTTGCAGCCTCCATACTATTTACCGGATGTACCAATAACAACAATTCTACAAATACTGCTGCTAACAGCACTACAGCCACCACTGCACCGGAGACTGCTACGGCTACCACTGCACCGGAGACTGCCACCGCTGACTTTACGTCAGCTATAGATTCATATCGTACATACGTCATCCAGCAATGTGATGAATTTGTGAAGCAAACAGAGAGTTTCACCAACGCTGTAAAAGAGGACAAGATTGATGAGGCTAAGGCGCTCTACGCTCCTGCCCGCATGTATTATGAACGGATTGAGCCTATTGCAGAAGCACTTGGCGATTTGGACCCAAATATCGATGCCCGGGAAAATGATGTAGATGCGGCAGAGTGGCGCGGTTTCCACAAGCTTGAGAAAGCACTCTGGCAGGACAATACAACTAAAGATATGACAGAAGTTGCTGACCAATTGTTGAAGGATGCACAGCTGTTACGTGCGAAAGTTGAGACCGTTGAGATCGACGCGAATCTGCTCGTAACTGGTGCTGTTGAGCTTTTAAATGAAGTCTCCTCCTCCAAAGTAACCGGAGAGGAAGAACGTTACTCGCACACAGACCTGTATGATTTCGTCGCAAACGTTGAGGGCGCGCAAAAGATATACGAGCTGTTAAAACCAGAACTAGCTAAAAAGGATGCCGATCTTGAAAAAACCATTGGTGAACGATTCGCTGCCTTGCAAGCTGAGCTTGCCCCTTTCAAATCCGGAGATGGATATGTTTCCTATGAAGAGCTGAAAGAAGATGAAGTACGTAAACTGAGTCAGAATTTGGACGCCTTGGCTGAGCCATTGTCCAACATGGGAACTATTCTAGGAGTGTGACCCTCATGAATAAACATAACAAGTTCACTGGAGTACCAGGTAATCCTGAAAGTCCCCCTCTTAATGATCAATCGAAGAATGATCCTATATTTGGTAAAAAATTAAGCCGCCGCGATATGCTGCGGCTTACTGGCGCCACTGGCCTTGGTCTTTTGTTAGGGGGCGGAGGTGTCGGTGGAATTATAGCTGCGCGTAATGCTGTAGCTGAGCCAACGAAAGCCGCAGAAGGTGATTCCAGTTCCATTCCTTTTTATGGGAGCCATCAGGCGGGAATTTTGACACCTGCACAAAACTTTATTTATTTTGCTGCCTTTGATTTCACCACAACCAAACTGGCCGATGTGAAAAAACTAATGCAAGCATGGACCACTGCCGCTGCCGCTCTTACTACTGGCGAGCTTATTGGTGACGTAAATGACAATCCCAATCTTCCGCCCTCAGACACCGGGGAAGCGGACGGGCTAAACCCTGCACGGTGTACGCTGACCTTTGGTGTTGGCCCTTCCTTTTTTGATGAAAGATTCGGCTTAGCTTCGAAACGCCCAGCCCTATTGGCCGATCTTCCGGCATTTGCGGGTGACAATCTTGATCCGAAATGGTGTGGCGGGGATATTTGTGTGCAAGCCTGTGCCGATGATCTGCAGGTTGCATTTCATGCGATCCGCAATCTGGCTCGTATTGCCCGGGGGACTGCTGTACTACGCTGGACACAGGAAGGTTTTCAACGCACTGGAGCAGCGGATCCCAAGGGGGCTACGCCACGCAATCTTTTGGGTTTCAAAGACGGCACGGGCAATCCCGATACAACTGATAACGCTGAAATGAACAAAGTGGTCTGGAACAGCAGCAGTGACGGTCCTTCTTGGATGAGCGGCGGCACTTATATGGCGGTACGCCGGGTGCGTCTGCGTATTGAAGTCTGGGATCGGTCTTCGCTAAGTGATCAGGAGGCTACCTTCGGGCGTTATCGTCACACCGGAGCTCCACTCGGAGCTAAGGATGAATTCGATGAGTTGGATCTTTCAGCGGCGGACGCTTTCGGGAAACCTGTCATTCCGGCGAATTCACACTCCGCATTGGCGCATGGTGACGGTACAGTCAAAATGCTGCGCCGCTCCTACTCTTTTTCCAGCGGTTTGGATGTCACCACGGGCCAGCTTGATGCAGGTTTGTTATTCATAAGCTTTCAACGTGATTTAATGAAACAATTCGTTGCCATTCAGCAGCGCCTCTCTAAGACTGATCTCCTGAACGAATATATGACTCACACCGGCAGCGCGGTATTTGCCTGCTTCCCGGGTATCCGCAGTGGCGGCTTTATCGGGGAAACACTACTAAGCTAAATTTATGGCTGTCCATTATTGAAGGGGGATTATCCCGATGTTATCTCTTACGCATCCTAAACGGCAAATGCCAAAGGTTGCCTTGCTGATTCTTTTTGGCTTTTTGTGTATGCTTTTGCTCTCCAGCCCCGCGGGGGCGGAGGGCGATGGCACGGTCGACGAGCTCCTGCCGCCGGTCGGCAGCGCGCTCGTCGAAGCCGGCCAGAGCCGCTGGGACGCGGCCGCCGCCGATGTAGAAGTGTTCGCTGCGCTGTGGCGCACCGCGAACACAGGCACGCCGGACCCGGCACTCGCCGGTCCGGCTGCTGCCGTTGACGCCGCGCTTGCAGACGCGGCGAAAGCCCTTGCGGCGGGCGGCGGCGAGCCCGCCAAAACCGCACTGTCCACGCTCGCGAGAAGCGTGGACGCGTACGTCACCGCCGCCTCCGGCACGGTCGGCGGTGATACTGGAGCCGCCGGACGCGAGACGGCGGCGAAGCTTTTGCCCGCGGCGGAACGCACGCGGGATGCGGCGCGCAGCGCCGACTGGAGCGCGGCAGCGGCAGCGTACCGCGACATCGTCAGCGGATGGAAGCCGGCGGAGCGCAACATCCGGGCGGACGATTCCGCCGTCTACAGCCTGCTGGAGACGCGAATAAGCCTGCTGCGGATTGCGCTGCAGGCTGAACCGCTCCGTGAGGCGTCGGCGAAATCGGAAGCAGAAGCACTATATCAGCTGCTGGCTGATTACAGTGAAGGCAAAACCATTGACGCTGGGGACACTTCCAGTGAACCAGCTTCTATAGAGGGATTAATCAACTACCTGAACAAAGCATCCTCCGCTGCCAAAGACAATAACAGCACAGAGGCCGCTAACATCATGGAGCAATTCATCGTAGCCTGGCCTTCTGCCGAGGGGCAAGTCCAGATCGCCTCACCAACAGTCTACAACAATATCGAAAACGAGAGTGTGGCTGTCACAGGTTACCTGCTCTCAAATCCACCTAAACTGGATCAAGCTTTAACCATCATGGACAATATGCTTAGTGAACTAACGCCTTTGGCTGGTGAGACCACTTATAATGCTTGGGATGCCGCTTTGATTCTGTTGCGCGAAGGACTTGAGGCTATTCTCGTCTTGTCAGCTCTTCTTGCTTACCTGAAACGTGATGGCAACGCCAAAGCGCAAAAATGGATCTGGTCCGGTGCAGCTGTCGGCCTCACCGCAAGTATCGGATTGGCTGTTGTGCTCACTTATACCATTTCTCGGGCAGCTTCCGGGGGAGCGCGGGAGATGATTGAAGGGATTACTGGTCTTGTCGCGGTAGTTATGATGCTCACCATCGGACGCTGGTTGCATAGCAAATCAAACACTGCGAACTGGAACAACTACGTGGGTAG
It contains:
- a CDS encoding ABC transporter ATP-binding protein, producing the protein MPRLLEIAGEKRGLLLLSGILSSVSAVLMLIPFLSVYFILAELLRHASSPGQVDGTYMIRWGWIALGGLIGGLVTSYCGIMCSHIAAFRIQYNLRVRMTEHLGRLPLGFLNGTSTGVVKKTLEQNVDKVENFVAHQLPDLVSVLASTVLMIVAMFWLSPPLAVACLLPIIIGLGVQSALMMSSRGKASVKQYHDSLEQINTSAVQYVRGMPAVKVFGQTVHSFRKFYSDMTSYRDYCLEYTDRYQTGYILFKTLLASPFTFILPVGIFMLSGRPDSMSFALVLLFFLIMAPGVSSPLYKLLLLASSTRDIGEGVERMDRLLAQQPVSEIAEPLSPHTFDVEFVDVTFSYSEDAGTAAALSEVSFRAEQGKVTALVGPSGSGKSTVASLVPRFWDPQVGAIRIGGVDIRHMAIHELMNTVAFVFQETFLFYDTLYENIAVGKPGATLEEVQAAARAAQCDEFITRLPQGYDTLIGEGGVYLSGGEEQRIAVARAILKNAPVLVLDEATAFADPENEFHMQLALTELMRGKTVIVIAHRLSSIREAAQILVLRDGEIVERGEHAGLIEADGLYAKMWHAYSDAGDWHMEKGGDQL
- a CDS encoding helix-turn-helix transcriptional regulator is translated as MSMERSNGLKEAETIDAHKTLTCEGVDYNYRFNGAHFEIKPPVEIGEGSCRSLLSHGYIQMTDFNLRFNRDIEAKGNFSTPRTELAFCIGHGIEWGTSLKSDYFIIDTGEIALFHGGVRSENCTYLSGAGYRFISIDMSPAQFERMTSGLTEDTRLRIGAGAGLFFGKNNITPSIRFILSQIADCSYSHGMRELYLEGKMLELMAVYLNESLYEAERIPCSVKLSREDMESLRLAKEILQRDYLHPPTLAGLSRIICLNEFKLKKGFKEMFGYTVHAYVIEQRMQRAQQLLEQGSMTVSEAASRVGYGNVSHFSAAFRKKFGVRPGEYLISGRQRLFGIKL
- a CDS encoding SagB/ThcOx family dehydrogenase, with translation MTRYEQQRNFLKSNFHEFKHIKTDKIKGIAQPPIVKPFDSDSLIIDLPKVSKDVVSKENIFDCIDQRRSTRFYSEETMSLEELSYLLWATQGISGMNKNGLTLRTVPCSGATHTFETYLMIMRVEGIGQGIYRYLPVEHKLLFMFELDQLEQKIDAITLDQPFVPNFAKKASVLFAWSTTPYRSEWKYDISAHKKILIDVGHVCQNLYLASESIGAGACAIGIYDQKLIDEILELDGDEEFVIYLGAVGKKRE
- a CDS encoding helix-turn-helix domain-containing protein — translated: MKGNEHHSKFLLTHREREVFELLVQDKTTRDIAGLLFISEKTVRNHISNVMQKLNVKGRSQAVVELIKLGELKI
- the efeO gene encoding iron uptake system protein EfeO → MKFTYAVPAGLLAASILFTGCTNNNNSTNTAANSTTATTAPETATATTAPETATADFTSAIDSYRTYVIQQCDEFVKQTESFTNAVKEDKIDEAKALYAPARMYYERIEPIAEALGDLDPNIDARENDVDAAEWRGFHKLEKALWQDNTTKDMTEVADQLLKDAQLLRAKVETVEIDANLLVTGAVELLNEVSSSKVTGEEERYSHTDLYDFVANVEGAQKIYELLKPELAKKDADLEKTIGERFAALQAELAPFKSGDGYVSYEELKEDEVRKLSQNLDALAEPLSNMGTILGV
- the efeB gene encoding iron uptake transporter deferrochelatase/peroxidase subunit, yielding MNKHNKFTGVPGNPESPPLNDQSKNDPIFGKKLSRRDMLRLTGATGLGLLLGGGGVGGIIAARNAVAEPTKAAEGDSSSIPFYGSHQAGILTPAQNFIYFAAFDFTTTKLADVKKLMQAWTTAAAALTTGELIGDVNDNPNLPPSDTGEADGLNPARCTLTFGVGPSFFDERFGLASKRPALLADLPAFAGDNLDPKWCGGDICVQACADDLQVAFHAIRNLARIARGTAVLRWTQEGFQRTGAADPKGATPRNLLGFKDGTGNPDTTDNAEMNKVVWNSSSDGPSWMSGGTYMAVRRVRLRIEVWDRSSLSDQEATFGRYRHTGAPLGAKDEFDELDLSAADAFGKPVIPANSHSALAHGDGTVKMLRRSYSFSSGLDVTTGQLDAGLLFISFQRDLMKQFVAIQQRLSKTDLLNEYMTHTGSAVFACFPGIRSGGFIGETLLS
- a CDS encoding FTR1 family iron permease, encoding MDAYVTAASGTVGGDTGAAGRETAAKLLPAAERTRDAARSADWSAAAAAYRDIVSGWKPAERNIRADDSAVYSLLETRISLLRIALQAEPLREASAKSEAEALYQLLADYSEGKTIDAGDTSSEPASIEGLINYLNKASSAAKDNNSTEAANIMEQFIVAWPSAEGQVQIASPTVYNNIENESVAVTGYLLSNPPKLDQALTIMDNMLSELTPLAGETTYNAWDAALILLREGLEAILVLSALLAYLKRDGNAKAQKWIWSGAAVGLTASIGLAVVLTYTISRAASGGAREMIEGITGLVAVVMMLTIGRWLHSKSNTANWNNYVGRQVDGALAKGNLWSLSSVAALAILREGAETTIFYVGMAPSIKLSQLLLGIGCALIILGIVGYAMIALSAKLPIAAFFRTATILIYYLVFRFLGESIHSLQVAGKLPAHVQEGLPSINWLGMYPTWETLLPQLLVLLFIVWELLRNRSPKASRTA